The following are encoded in a window of Bos indicus isolate NIAB-ARS_2022 breed Sahiwal x Tharparkar chromosome 21, NIAB-ARS_B.indTharparkar_mat_pri_1.0, whole genome shotgun sequence genomic DNA:
- the RD3L gene encoding protein RD3-like gives MPFFGWMKWPKHDSYKSTHYPDSDVVTKTLLRELKWHLKERERLIQEIENEQKVKKTGVDYNWLRSYQHPHTAIPATEQRQLEVLCSQVQPCQTGTVLSRFREVLAENDVLPWEIVYIFKQVLRDFLSSADGGSQQECLEGSPGAACPVRSVTPGGSSEGPEKDEIPTISSYVDRNTKNRFPTFSHRIWNLPYHYPSS, from the exons ATGCCATTTTTTGGCTGGATGAAATGGCCAAAACATGATTCCTACAAATCCACACACTACCCTGACTCAGATGTAGTGACAAAGACTCTGCTTCGGGAATTAAAATGGCATCTGAAGGAACGGGAGAGACTGATACAAGAGATCGAAAATgagcaaaaagtgaaaaaaacaggTGTGGATTACAACTGGCTGAGAAGCTACCAGCATCCCCACACAGCCATTCCAGCTACTGAACAAAGACAACTCGAAGTTCTCTGCTCACAGGTTCAACCGTGCCAAACGGGAACTGTTCTCAGCAG ATTTCGAGAAGTTCTGGCAGAAAATGATGTACTGCCGTGGGAAATCGTCTACATCTTCAAGCAAGTTCTGAGAGACTTCCTGAGCAGCGCTGACGGGGGCAGTCAGCAGGAGTGCCTGGAAGGGTCCCCGGGCGCAGCCTGCCCTGTGCGCTCCGTGACCCCAGGGGGCAGCTCCGAGGGTCCAGAGAAAGATGAAATCCCCACCATCTCAAGTTATGTAGACAGAAACACAAAGAACAGGTTCCCGACATTCTCACATCGAATATGGAACCTACCGTACCACTACCCATCAAGTTAA